In the Leptospira limi genome, one interval contains:
- a CDS encoding UDP-N-acetylmuramate--L-alanine ligase, whose protein sequence is MKIFLVGIGGIAMGNLAYMLKQQGHDVSGSDQNLYPPMSDKLEEWGLSPKSGYRKESVKGADLVIIGNAISRGNPEVEEVLNTGIEYMSMAEAIGHFFLKGKKPIVISGTHGKTTTTFLTHWILESIGLKPGLFVGGIRKDGFPGFALGEGDYFVIEGDEYDSAFFDKSSKFLHYRPYYLVMNALDFDHADIFANLDAIKVMFKRLLNLVPSRGKVFYWKGSKNLSDITKDYQHAPVETFELGDKNSIFKYEKGILTEIRTKSKLKPSLIGSHNYRNVEVAVRVCLEIAPQKRKEILEAVETFPGVKRRQENLYVSDMSLLVEDFAHHPVAIQETIKAHKEAYPGYKIISLFEPRSATSHRNVFQDDFAKCFKGSDVSIVTEVYQVDKVNKSLRLNVKKLVKDIKTNTKKESVYAPSPKDIPSLLKKILPKYKKDKLIILAMSNGAFGGIYSELKSLMESRESI, encoded by the coding sequence TTGAAGATATTTTTGGTCGGAATCGGCGGAATTGCTATGGGCAATTTAGCATATATGCTCAAACAACAAGGTCATGATGTTTCTGGCTCAGACCAAAACCTATACCCACCAATGTCAGACAAATTAGAAGAGTGGGGTCTTTCACCTAAATCTGGTTATCGCAAAGAGAGTGTGAAAGGGGCAGACCTTGTCATCATCGGAAATGCCATATCACGTGGAAATCCAGAGGTCGAAGAAGTATTAAACACAGGAATTGAATACATGAGTATGGCCGAAGCCATTGGACATTTTTTTCTGAAAGGGAAAAAACCAATCGTGATTTCTGGGACTCATGGCAAAACCACTACCACCTTTCTCACACATTGGATTTTAGAATCCATTGGACTCAAACCCGGTCTCTTTGTAGGTGGAATCCGTAAAGATGGATTCCCTGGATTTGCTCTGGGAGAGGGAGATTATTTTGTCATCGAAGGGGATGAATATGATTCCGCATTCTTTGATAAAAGTTCTAAGTTTTTACACTATAGACCATATTACCTTGTAATGAACGCGCTTGACTTTGACCATGCTGATATTTTTGCCAATTTGGATGCGATCAAAGTCATGTTCAAACGGTTGTTAAACTTAGTTCCAAGTCGCGGAAAGGTTTTTTATTGGAAAGGATCTAAAAATTTAAGTGATATTACAAAAGATTACCAACATGCACCTGTCGAAACGTTTGAGTTAGGTGATAAAAATTCCATTTTTAAGTATGAAAAAGGAATTTTAACAGAGATCCGCACTAAATCCAAATTAAAACCATCTCTGATTGGATCACATAACTACCGAAATGTGGAAGTAGCAGTGCGTGTTTGTTTGGAAATTGCTCCTCAAAAACGAAAAGAAATTTTAGAAGCAGTGGAAACATTCCCTGGTGTCAAACGTAGACAAGAAAACCTATATGTTTCCGATATGAGTTTACTTGTGGAAGACTTTGCCCACCACCCTGTTGCCATCCAAGAAACCATCAAAGCACATAAAGAAGCCTATCCAGGTTACAAAATCATTTCTCTTTTTGAGCCAAGAAGTGCTACATCTCACCGAAATGTGTTCCAAGATGATTTTGCCAAATGTTTCAAAGGAAGTGATGTGAGTATTGTTACAGAAGTTTACCAAGTAGACAAAGTGAATAAATCTCTTCGTCTCAATGTAAAAAAGTTGGTAAAGGACATCAAAACCAATACCAAAAAAGAGTCTGTTTACGCTCCATCTCCTAAAGACATTCCTTCTCTTTTGAAAAAGATATTACCAAAATACAAAAAAGACAAACTTATCATCCTTGCCATGTCCAATGGTGCGTTTGGTGGAATTTATTCTGAACTAAAATCCTTAATGGAATCACGAGAATCAATATGA
- the pheS gene encoding phenylalanine--tRNA ligase subunit alpha — protein sequence MSLSQEIASLIKEAETVLSSATNEQELDAFKNQFLGKKGKLTSVLKGLASLSVEEKKTVGKEANEAQTRLESFVETKRISLKESFYENQLGKEFFDTLRPLPKKERGSLHPISQIQYEIEDIFTSMGFSVMDGPEVETDENNFAALNFTDDHPARDMQDTFYTVDGNLLRTHTSAIQVRALRKLKPPFRIIAPGRVFRYEEVDASHENTFYQVEGMVVGENISVAHLIYTMETLLSRVFRKEIKTRLRPGYFPFVEPGFELDINCLVCNGDGCSVCKQSGWLELLPCGLVHPNVLEAAGLDSKKWTGFAFGLGLDRLVMMRYGIHDIRYFQSGNLRFLKQF from the coding sequence ATGAGCCTATCCCAAGAAATCGCATCACTTATCAAAGAGGCCGAAACTGTATTAAGTTCTGCAACGAATGAACAAGAGTTAGATGCATTTAAGAACCAGTTTCTCGGTAAAAAGGGAAAACTTACCTCTGTCCTCAAAGGCCTTGCGTCTCTTTCCGTGGAAGAAAAAAAGACAGTCGGAAAAGAAGCAAACGAAGCACAAACACGACTCGAATCCTTTGTCGAAACCAAACGAATTTCCCTCAAAGAAAGTTTTTATGAGAACCAATTGGGTAAGGAATTTTTTGATACACTCCGCCCACTTCCTAAAAAGGAAAGGGGGAGTTTACATCCCATTTCCCAAATCCAATACGAGATCGAAGACATCTTCACTTCCATGGGTTTTTCTGTGATGGATGGACCCGAAGTGGAAACAGATGAAAACAATTTTGCTGCCTTAAACTTTACGGACGACCACCCAGCACGTGATATGCAGGATACGTTTTATACGGTGGATGGCAATTTGCTAAGGACACATACGTCCGCGATCCAAGTGCGTGCCCTACGAAAACTTAAGCCACCTTTCCGTATCATTGCACCTGGTCGTGTGTTTCGGTATGAAGAAGTGGATGCCTCACATGAAAATACCTTTTACCAAGTGGAAGGGATGGTGGTAGGAGAAAACATTTCGGTTGCTCATTTGATTTATACAATGGAGACACTTCTCTCTCGTGTGTTCCGCAAGGAAATCAAAACAAGACTCCGCCCAGGATACTTCCCATTTGTGGAACCAGGGTTTGAACTGGATATCAATTGCCTTGTTTGTAATGGAGATGGGTGTAGTGTTTGCAAACAATCAGGATGGCTCGAACTTCTCCCTTGTGGGTTAGTCCATCCGAATGTATTAGAAGCGGCTGGCCTTGATTCCAAAAAATGGACAGGGTTTGCCTTTGGACTGGGACTTGACCGATTGGTGATGATGCGTTACGGAATCCATGATATCCGTTATTTCCAATCAGGGAACTTACGTTTTTTGAAACAGTTTTAG
- a CDS encoding thiolase C-terminal domain-containing protein: protein MDPILLGVSDTIESEFDAEVYKNLTPLEKYHSLLFNSVDKLFGFLGTDREKLKPYLTDFVSVEAQSLGREGYGFTIKDANDMGFGGLACHTVDLGGASVGGAIQQAHTIVKANPYAVVLVAAADIPKSVFKQVSDLKRLTATVCHKDWEMPYGATLIGLYSLLCERMMFDTGVTSEDLEEITKHFRTLAETNPRAFQYQKPLVEKQLKKPLSGVYSTPMIAIVTDHGFATLITSETMKQKLIEKKVIKSDAKHIYVIGSGHSAHAEYLIQKKDLKSPADLACERAVASGGINRSEIEYAWIYDCFTGMIIHEASLYFGVSPKETASALRYGKISNGTKEIPINLGGGILNYQAAMALSGATGLVDVCSQYGLSVHPLPNVLSEPPKVSLLGGNGGIDSINSVILFSKEKMEKTPKEPMNLKPLEVNVPSPKEKEKATILSATTIYFNPGGEKKPPYLIVCSKKENGEMVLTNLYDKEGKEIVSKEGLELGKTQVEFQVIDGKIQAVVV from the coding sequence ATGGACCCTATTTTACTTGGTGTCAGCGACACAATTGAATCAGAATTTGATGCGGAAGTTTATAAAAACCTAACTCCCCTCGAGAAATACCATTCCTTACTTTTTAACTCAGTAGACAAACTGTTTGGATTCTTAGGAACCGACAGAGAAAAACTCAAACCCTATCTCACTGATTTTGTTTCTGTAGAAGCCCAGTCCCTTGGAAGAGAAGGGTATGGGTTTACGATCAAAGATGCAAACGATATGGGATTTGGAGGTCTTGCCTGCCATACGGTGGACCTCGGTGGGGCAAGTGTGGGTGGTGCGATCCAACAAGCTCATACGATTGTAAAAGCCAATCCCTATGCTGTGGTTCTTGTAGCAGCAGCTGATATTCCAAAGTCAGTATTCAAACAAGTTTCCGACTTAAAACGACTCACAGCGACTGTTTGCCATAAAGATTGGGAGATGCCGTATGGAGCTACACTCATTGGTCTCTATTCACTGTTATGTGAACGAATGATGTTTGATACTGGTGTGACAAGTGAAGACTTGGAAGAAATTACCAAACACTTTCGCACGTTAGCAGAAACCAATCCTCGTGCCTTCCAATACCAAAAACCATTGGTGGAAAAACAACTAAAGAAACCACTTTCGGGTGTTTATAGCACACCTATGATTGCCATTGTCACTGACCATGGATTCGCAACCCTCATTACTTCCGAGACCATGAAACAGAAGTTAATCGAAAAGAAAGTAATTAAATCCGATGCCAAACACATCTATGTGATTGGTTCTGGACATAGTGCTCATGCTGAATACCTGATCCAAAAAAAGGATTTAAAAAGCCCAGCTGACCTTGCATGTGAGAGAGCAGTTGCTTCGGGTGGAATCAATCGCTCGGAGATTGAATATGCGTGGATTTATGATTGTTTTACAGGGATGATTATCCATGAGGCATCTTTGTATTTTGGAGTGTCTCCAAAAGAAACTGCGAGTGCACTTCGTTATGGGAAAATATCCAATGGAACAAAAGAGATCCCCATCAATTTAGGTGGTGGGATTTTGAATTACCAAGCGGCGATGGCTCTTTCCGGAGCAACGGGGCTTGTGGATGTCTGTAGCCAATACGGACTTTCTGTCCATCCCCTGCCGAATGTGTTGAGTGAACCACCTAAGGTAAGTTTGCTTGGAGGAAACGGAGGGATTGATAGCATCAATTCTGTGATCCTTTTTTCCAAAGAGAAAATGGAAAAAACACCAAAAGAACCGATGAACTTAAAACCATTAGAAGTGAATGTTCCAAGTCCCAAGGAAAAGGAAAAAGCCACCATTCTTTCTGCGACGACGATTTACTTCAATCCAGGCGGAGAAAAAAAACCACCGTATCTCATTGTCTGTTCCAAGAAAGAGAATGGAGAAATGGTGCTTACTAATCTTTATGACAAGGAAGGAAAGGAGATCGTATCAAAAGAGGGATTGGAACTTGGAAAAACCCAAGTGGAGTTCCAAGTGATCGATGGTAAAATCCAAGCGGTAGTGGTGTAA
- a CDS encoding LIC_10450 family protein produces MTPEKSKYHYIKIDSISDIDPLKLSISQIQQRYIDKDNNRYALRFNKEIRRIEILKLVGNHFELVPHHQTTNSKGEGAPNEAKPGNQTQPTPPPIISEDLRANPILGKLISTPDPKPNTPETTSKPIEISKDKLSPVVEENLMREDVDLDIFDGEEPPKPEETLSHEGLLNTPEPPKPEEEIDHTQINANTRLEEGSGEKTAQQRIDDFLKIIATYRERITAIIRNLQSSRIFELTGDPSENKNIVGNFSREMEATVFEAIDKMIDLHKEMTSYPRPITYYISKAPVEKREEMKLIESDKEKLNNLHLFEMQRHTDAIIKDLKKLSLQLLNILNLKNEIQVKQLQYANQLMFVDAKNASLYFAQDLDKTILEIEHWKQSK; encoded by the coding sequence GTGACTCCTGAAAAATCAAAATATCATTATATAAAAATTGATTCGATTTCAGATATCGACCCTCTTAAATTATCCATTTCACAGATCCAACAACGTTATATTGATAAAGATAACAATCGTTATGCCTTAAGATTCAACAAGGAAATCCGTAGGATTGAGATCCTAAAACTAGTAGGGAATCATTTTGAGCTTGTCCCTCACCACCAAACAACAAATTCTAAAGGAGAAGGAGCACCAAATGAGGCAAAACCAGGGAACCAGACCCAACCAACCCCTCCACCCATTATCTCAGAGGACCTTCGGGCAAATCCAATTTTAGGGAAATTAATTTCCACACCAGACCCAAAACCAAACACACCTGAAACAACCTCCAAACCAATCGAAATTTCCAAAGACAAACTTTCTCCAGTCGTTGAAGAAAATCTGATGCGTGAGGATGTCGATTTGGATATCTTTGATGGAGAAGAACCTCCTAAACCAGAAGAAACTCTCTCTCACGAAGGACTCTTAAATACACCCGAACCTCCAAAACCAGAGGAAGAGATCGACCACACTCAGATCAATGCAAACACCAGACTTGAAGAAGGGTCAGGGGAAAAAACGGCACAACAACGAATTGATGATTTTTTAAAAATCATCGCCACTTACAGAGAAAGAATCACTGCCATCATTCGCAACTTACAATCCTCTCGAATTTTTGAGCTCACTGGGGACCCTTCCGAAAATAAAAATATTGTAGGGAATTTTTCCAGAGAAATGGAAGCAACCGTATTTGAAGCCATAGATAAAATGATCGATTTGCATAAAGAAATGACTTCTTATCCTCGTCCAATTACCTATTACATTTCCAAAGCACCTGTGGAAAAACGGGAAGAGATGAAATTAATCGAATCTGATAAAGAAAAATTAAACAACCTTCACTTGTTTGAAATGCAAAGGCATACAGATGCGATCATCAAAGATCTTAAAAAATTGAGTTTGCAGTTATTGAATATATTGAATCTCAAAAATGAAATTCAAGTCAAACAATTACAGTATGCAAACCAATTGATGTTTGTGGATGCAAAGAACGCGTCTCTTTATTTTGCACAAGATTTAGACAAAACCATTTTGGAAATTGAACACTGGAAACAATCGAAATGA
- the rpsT gene encoding 30S ribosomal protein S20, translating into MANLKSSKKDIRRSARRKERNGEDRSELRTYARLLIKAIKSGDKTEALSVFSKLSSKLDRAAKTKLIHKKNADRKKSRMALRINSIEAKAA; encoded by the coding sequence TTGGCTAATTTAAAATCATCTAAAAAAGACATTCGTAGATCTGCTCGTAGAAAAGAGCGAAATGGGGAAGACCGTAGTGAATTACGCACTTACGCACGCCTTCTCATTAAAGCCATTAAGTCTGGCGACAAAACGGAAGCATTATCTGTTTTCTCAAAACTTTCTTCAAAATTGGACCGTGCAGCGAAAACAAAACTCATCCATAAAAAAAATGCAGATCGTAAAAAATCTCGTATGGCACTTCGCATCAATTCAATTGAGGCAAAAGCCGCCTAA